From the genome of Rickettsiales bacterium:
TGAACGACACCAAACCGTTCAACAGCGGGCAGGACAAAAGCATGCTCACCACCGCAGTGGATGCTATCGTAGCGTTCTAACGCTAAAACAGACCAATGAAGCTGCCCGTAACAACACGGGCAGCTTTTTTTGTTTAAGCGCCGCTATCGCTAGGAGGCGGCTGCGACCGGCACAGCAGAAGCCGCAACTTTGCATCTGCTTACCGCACTAATGAGAGCCTTAATGGAAGCGGTAATAATATTGCTGTCAATGCCTGCACCATACACACCGCTTTTCCCGGACATCGGGAGAACCTCCACAAACGCGCATGCCTGCGCATCGCCACCATGCTTACTCGCATTGATCGAGCGCTCTTCATAACTGCCTACACGAACAGCAATTCCCAAGTGCGACAGCGCATTTACAGCAGCATCGATCGGGCCGTTACCGGCACCCGCCAAGCGGTGATGATGACCATTATACGTCACGAACAATTCGATTCCCTGAACATCGTCTTTCTGGAAAAGCGTATGCGCGTGATAACGTAATACCGACTGCGCCTCCAGATAGGTGCGATCAAAGAGCTCTCTGATAACTGCCGCACTCACCTCACCGCCTTGTGTATCCGCGTGAGCCTGAACGACAGAAGCAAAATCAATCTGCATACGGCGCGGAAGCACAATGCCACTTTCCGCTTCAAGCAAATACGCTACACCGCCCTTGCCTGACTGGCTGTTAACACGGATGATGGATTCATAGCTGCGCCCGAGATCGGAAGGATCGACAGGTAAGTAAGGTACATTCCATAAAGCGTCAGGCTTCTGCACCGCAAATCCTTTTTTGATCGCATCCTGATGCGAACCGGAAAAAGCGGTGAATACAAGGTCACCCGCATAAGGATGGCGAGGATGAACCGGAAGCTGCGTATAATGCTCCACCGTGCGACGGATATTATCGATATCGGAAAAATCGAGTTCAGGCGAAACTCCCTGCGTGTAGAGATTGAACGCCAGCGTCACGAGATCGACATTACCCGTGCGCTCACCATTGCCGAAAAGACATCCTTCCACGCGTTGCGCACCTGCCATCATTGCGAGCTCTGCCGCCGCAACCGCAGTGCCCCGGTCATTATGAGGGTGGACACTCAGAATGACACTATCGCGGTTCTGCAAATGCATATGCATCCATTCAATCTGGTCGGCATAGATATTCGGAGTCGCCACTTCCACGGTAGCGGGAAGATTCAGGATGATCGGATTCTCAGGCGTTACCCCCCAGGCATTCGTCACTGCATTGCAGATGTCCAATGCGAAAT
Proteins encoded in this window:
- the leuA gene encoding 2-isopropylmalate synthase codes for the protein MLSQPSFKYHAFTPVALINRTWPDKTITHPPIWQSTDLRDGNQALFEPLSPEQKLRMFTMLCEIGFKEIEVAFPSASQTDFDFVRTLIENNHIPEDVTIAVLTQAREHLIRRTMESLRGARRAIVHVYNATSKPFRDMVLGMNREEVIGMAVASVQLVKEIAATMPQTEWVLEYSPETFTATELDFALDICNAVTNAWGVTPENPIILNLPATVEVATPNIYADQIEWMHMHLQNRDSVILSVHPHNDRGTAVAAAELAMMAGAQRVEGCLFGNGERTGNVDLVTLAFNLYTQGVSPELDFSDIDNIRRTVEHYTQLPVHPRHPYAGDLVFTAFSGSHQDAIKKGFAVQKPDALWNVPYLPVDPSDLGRSYESIIRVNSQSGKGGVAYLLEAESGIVLPRRMQIDFASVVQAHADTQGGEVSAAVIRELFDRTYLEAQSVLRYHAHTLFQKDDVQGIELFVTYNGHHHRLAGAGNGPIDAAVNALSHLGIAVRVGSYEERSINASKHGGDAQACAFVEVLPMSGKSGVYGAGIDSNIITASIKALISAVSRCKVAASAVPVAAAS